The Halobacterium litoreum genome includes a region encoding these proteins:
- a CDS encoding GAF domain-containing protein produces MTERTVLCVDTEDDVGATASTVEDEPTLTAVEATTVADARSTLESEAVDCVVTEYELEDGSGLEVVDAIREETPQTPCVLFTDARPGDVDTSSFEDLIVEYLGKHLPDAHDRLGFVVDDVITHSSQVGFLLPDNEDERLEALAEYDVDELPIEESFERLTDLIASHFDTAVAFIGLVERDEEDILACHGADWGSITREDTICTHSMLQEDVMVVEDISSDKRFDSNEGLHNLGIVSYAGANMTTDSGEVIGQVCLIDHEPRTYDADQRADLQQFADEAMEMLELRQRVIDAEMEVAQ; encoded by the coding sequence ATGACGGAACGAACTGTCCTCTGTGTCGACACGGAGGACGACGTGGGTGCGACAGCCTCGACGGTCGAGGACGAACCCACTCTGACGGCAGTCGAAGCGACGACGGTCGCAGACGCGCGGTCGACCCTCGAATCCGAGGCCGTTGACTGCGTCGTCACCGAGTACGAACTCGAAGACGGTAGCGGCCTCGAAGTCGTGGATGCCATCCGCGAGGAGACCCCGCAGACGCCCTGCGTGCTGTTCACCGACGCTCGCCCCGGCGACGTGGACACCAGTTCCTTCGAGGATCTCATCGTCGAGTACCTCGGGAAACACCTTCCGGACGCCCACGACCGCCTCGGGTTCGTCGTGGACGACGTCATCACGCACTCCAGCCAAGTCGGCTTCCTCCTGCCCGACAACGAGGACGAACGCCTCGAAGCCCTCGCCGAGTACGACGTCGACGAACTCCCCATCGAGGAGAGTTTCGAGCGTCTCACCGACCTCATCGCCAGCCACTTCGACACGGCCGTCGCGTTCATCGGCCTCGTCGAACGGGACGAGGAGGACATCCTCGCGTGCCACGGCGCCGACTGGGGGTCAATCACTCGCGAAGACACCATCTGCACGCACAGCATGCTCCAGGAGGACGTGATGGTCGTCGAGGACATCAGTTCGGACAAGCGCTTCGACAGCAACGAGGGCCTCCACAACCTCGGCATCGTCTCCTACGCGGGCGCGAACATGACCACCGACTCCGGCGAAGTCATCGGGCAGGTGTGTCTCATCGACCACGAACCGCGCACGTACGACGCAGACCAGCGAGCCGACCTCCAGCAGTTCGCCGACGAGGCGATGGAGATGCTCGAACTCCGGCAACGCGTCATCGACGCCGAGATGGAGGTGGCACAGTGA
- a CDS encoding HTTM domain-containing protein, which translates to MSLRAALRRRFAVDSRALAALRVSLAALVVLDLALRSRSLVAFYTDSGVLPRARLFEVAPTLGRLSLHALSGAAWFQWALFALTGVAAVAMLAGYRTTLATLATGLLVVSLQYRNPLVLNSGDTLLRMLFLWAVFLPLGERWSVDALRSADHRTRVVSVATAGLLLQVVALYSVNAALKLRSDAWLSGEAVRYVFSLDMFVVGLGDVLAGHSGVLVTFSHLWLALVSLSVLLVALTGWPRAALAGAFAAMHLGMLATMQLGVFPLVSVAALLPFLPSRAWDALPTRERVPGLRSVPVARWREALSTRLPVVALPDLPPAVAFVRERVVPVGLAVVLAGVLVWNAATVGAVPVPDAAPVDESPDARWNMFAPSPLGTDYWFVAPAPLDSGERVDAFDGGAVSWDKPPDVADSYRSARWRKYLTNVQREDSPVISRGLAGHLCRRLEARGLDPQSVSVSAVAQPTRLGGPEPTEKKRIVERNCSVTG; encoded by the coding sequence GTGTCTCTCCGCGCCGCCCTGCGGCGACGGTTCGCGGTCGACTCGCGCGCGCTCGCCGCACTCCGGGTCTCGCTCGCTGCGCTCGTCGTCCTCGATTTGGCGCTGCGGTCGCGGAGTCTCGTCGCCTTCTACACCGACTCGGGCGTCCTCCCGCGAGCGCGCCTGTTCGAGGTCGCGCCGACGCTCGGGCGACTCTCACTGCACGCGCTCTCGGGCGCGGCGTGGTTCCAGTGGGCGCTGTTCGCGCTCACCGGCGTCGCCGCGGTCGCGATGCTCGCGGGCTACCGGACGACGCTCGCGACGCTCGCGACCGGCCTCCTCGTGGTGTCCCTCCAGTACCGGAACCCGCTCGTGTTGAACAGCGGCGACACGCTCCTCCGAATGCTGTTCCTCTGGGCCGTGTTCCTCCCCCTCGGTGAACGCTGGTCCGTCGACGCCCTGCGGTCCGCGGACCATCGAACGCGGGTCGTCTCCGTGGCGACGGCGGGATTGCTCCTGCAGGTCGTCGCCCTCTACTCGGTGAACGCGGCGCTGAAACTTCGGAGTGACGCGTGGCTCTCCGGCGAAGCAGTGCGGTACGTGTTCAGCCTCGACATGTTCGTCGTCGGCCTCGGTGACGTGCTCGCGGGCCATTCCGGCGTGCTGGTGACGTTCTCCCACCTGTGGCTCGCGCTCGTCTCCCTGTCCGTGCTGCTCGTCGCGCTGACTGGGTGGCCGCGCGCCGCGCTCGCCGGCGCGTTCGCCGCGATGCACCTCGGGATGCTCGCCACGATGCAACTGGGCGTCTTCCCGCTGGTGTCGGTCGCCGCGCTCCTGCCGTTCCTCCCGTCTCGCGCCTGGGACGCGCTCCCGACCAGAGAGCGCGTGCCCGGCCTCCGGTCGGTACCGGTCGCGCGGTGGCGTGAGGCGCTCTCGACTCGCCTCCCGGTAGTCGCCCTCCCGGACCTTCCTCCCGCCGTCGCGTTCGTCCGGGAGCGCGTCGTTCCCGTCGGCCTCGCCGTCGTGCTCGCGGGAGTTCTCGTCTGGAACGCCGCCACCGTCGGCGCCGTCCCGGTACCCGACGCCGCGCCGGTCGACGAGTCGCCGGACGCGCGCTGGAACATGTTCGCGCCGTCGCCGCTCGGCACGGACTACTGGTTCGTCGCGCCCGCGCCCCTCGACTCCGGTGAGCGCGTGGACGCCTTCGACGGCGGGGCGGTGTCGTGGGATAAACCGCCGGACGTCGCCGACTCCTACCGGTCGGCGCGCTGGCGGAAGTACCTCACTAACGTCCAGCGAGAGGACTCGCCGGTGATTTCACGGGGGCTGGCGGGCCACCTCTGCCGGCGACTCGAAGCCAGGGGCCTGGACCCACAGTCGGTGTCGGTGTCAGCCGTCGCGCAACCGACGCGACTCGGCGGTCCGGAGCCGACGGAGAAAAAGAGAATCGTCGAGCGGAACTGCTCGGTTACAGGCTGA
- a CDS encoding DUF7504 family protein, with translation MSATTDDFAFGDLGLDPVANGTSVLLTGEDSDAIETLFYQLVAGGDDENSVVLATDSSARTVKRGLGDSADGARILIGDGPDRADDVRKIEDLTDLTALGMEFSTEVAEAQVERDRFRAGILLCSSILDAVEDTRSVYRFLNSNFLNHFRRGDGIGVCAVDTSIDLGGGTRSTIKGLETSFSGRVHVEDATRREATVTVSGLGTQNGEYTVSL, from the coding sequence GTGAGCGCCACCACCGACGACTTCGCCTTCGGCGACCTCGGCCTCGACCCCGTGGCGAACGGAACGAGCGTCCTCCTCACGGGCGAGGACTCGGACGCCATCGAGACGCTGTTCTACCAACTGGTCGCGGGCGGCGACGACGAGAACAGCGTCGTGCTCGCGACCGACTCGTCGGCCCGCACGGTCAAGCGCGGCCTCGGCGACTCGGCCGACGGCGCGCGCATCCTCATCGGCGACGGGCCGGACCGCGCCGACGACGTGCGGAAAATCGAGGACCTCACTGACCTCACCGCGCTCGGCATGGAGTTCTCCACCGAAGTCGCGGAGGCGCAGGTCGAACGCGACCGGTTCCGCGCCGGCATCCTGCTCTGTTCTTCGATTCTCGACGCCGTCGAGGACACGCGCTCGGTCTACCGGTTCCTGAACTCGAATTTCCTCAACCACTTCCGCCGCGGTGACGGTATCGGCGTCTGCGCGGTGGACACCAGCATCGACCTCGGCGGCGGCACCCGGAGCACCATCAAGGGGCTCGAAACGTCGTTCTCCGGGCGCGTCCACGTCGAGGACGCTACCCGGCGCGAGGCCACGGTGACGGTCTCGGGGCTCGGCACACAGAACGGCGAGTACACCGTCAGCCTGTAA